Within the Vagococcus carniphilus genome, the region GATTTTTTCCTTCTATCTTTTCTTTATTTGGAAATAATTTTAATTCCGCTTCTCTGAAGGTAATATTTTCTTTCATAGATAGGTCTTGAATTATTTCTGATTGATTCATTGATTTACCCAAAGAAGGTTCATAGCTCTTTATAATTGATTTTCCATCAGCAACACAACCAAACACAAGAAAAACACTCGATAACAATAAAGTTAACATTATTCTTTTTTTCATCTTTTTATCCCTGTCCTTTAAGAATGAACTCCATTAAATTTATCCTAAAATTTATGAGCATCTAATAATATCTTTAGTTTATATCTGTTAGCTAAATGGTGCAATATCATGTCATATTTTTAATAAAAAAAGTCCCCAGACTATTTCTGAGAACTTTCCTTTATTTATCTATTTTAATCTTCTTCATATTCCAGGATATCTCCTGGCTGACAATTCAACGCCTTACAGATTGCTTCTAGTGTTGAAAAACGAACTGCTGCTGCTTTACCTGTTTTTAATTTAGATAAATTCACATTCGTCACACCAACCTCATCTGCCAACTCCTTAAGAGATATTTTTCTGTCAGCCATCACTCTGTCTAGCCTAACAACAATTGCCATCTCAATCAACTCCCCCTTATACAGCATCATCAGAAAACTGTTGTAATTCTAAACCATAATTGATAACCTCTGACACACAATAAAGAATTGCTCCTACTACAAAACTAACTCCTATATCAAACCTCATATAGTAACCATTTGTCATGAGGTATGACAAAATAATTGAGTACATCAACGATGGTGCTAACCCTAAAATCATTAATACGATACTTATTCTTGATATCAATTTTTTATTATCTTTGGAAAACGGTGTTTGATTTTGAACGAGAGATTTAAAAAATCGACTTCCTTTAAAAAATACGATTGTATAAGTAATTCCAACTGGTACATTAACTAATAAACCTGCGAGCAATAAATCTTCTTTTACCGGAGAGTTTAAAGTCGCTTTAAATAAGCCAAAACCACTTACAGGGACATTAATTGAAAATGAGTGATCTTGAAAAAAATACATGACTAGCAATAAACCTGTCATAAAAGTATACATCGCACTTCCTAATAAAAGAAACACCTCTTTCATCTTTATTCAATAATTAATTATCGTTTATCATTAATTATTATCCGATTAATGATAAGTAGGTAATTAAGCGTGACTAAACAATGGTAACTTCATTTCACCTAATTTTGATTCTTCTACCCCTAAAATAAATAGAGCATCATCATCAATTGGGATAATTTCTTCTTTCTTTTGCAAACCTTCTACCTCTTTTAATTGGAAGTGACAAATGATAGTTTCTATTACCTCAAGAGGTAAGTAACTTAGTATTTCTTGAAACGAAACATCTTTAGTCATTAGTACATCATAGAGATGTAACTCTTTTTCTTCTATTTCAAATGTTAGAAATACATCTAATTCTGAAATATAATACAAGCACTCACTAAAAACTGTTGAAAAATAAAACAATGATAATGACACGTT harbors:
- a CDS encoding helix-turn-helix domain-containing protein, with the translated sequence MAIVVRLDRVMADRKISLKELADEVGVTNVNLSKLKTGKAAAVRFSTLEAICKALNCQPGDILEYEED